From Zingiber officinale cultivar Zhangliang chromosome 5B, Zo_v1.1, whole genome shotgun sequence, the proteins below share one genomic window:
- the LOC121987698 gene encoding mavicyanin-like, with product MAKRATSLTIAGLVLVAASFFSVLAAATTHVVGDSTGWRIPPGANDSFYSAWASARTFAVGDTLVFNFMNAQHDVVEVPMASFNSCSAANQIGSTYTTSPASLSVTTAGVHYYICGFPGHCQAGQRLAVTVTSSSASTPAAAPAPPTAPATGGGSSTVPSAPGPNSQVPGSAAGWAPSLAFLALSSLLASHFLF from the exons ATGGCGAAACGAGCGACGTCATTGACCATCGCCGGGCTCGTCCTGGTAGCCGCCAGCTTCTTCTCTGTCTTGGCCGCAGCCACCACTCACGTCGTCGGCGACAGCACCGGGTGGAGGATACCTCCCGGCGCCAACGACAGTTTCTACTCCGCTTGGGCTTCCGCGCGGACCTTCGCCGTCGGCGACACCTTGG TGTTCAATTTTATGAACGCGCAGCACGACGTGGTGGAAGTGCCGATGGCAAGCTTCAACTCCTGCTCCGCGGCAAACCAGATCGGGTCGACCTACACGACCAGCCCCGCCAGCTTGTCCGTCACCACAGCCGGCGTGCACTACTACATCTGCGGGTTCCCCGGGCACTGCCAGGCTGGCCAGAGGCTGGCTGTCACCGTCACCTCCTCCTCTGCCTCCACTCCCGCCGCCGCCCCGGCTCCTCCTACTGCTCCGGCAACGGGCGGCGGCAGCAGTACTGTGCCGTCGGCGCCCGGCCCTAATAGCCAGGTGCCCGGCTCGGCCGCCGGTTGGGCTCCATCCTTGGCATTCCTCGCTCTGTCATCCCTGCTCGCCTCTCACTTCCTGTTCTAA